A single window of Cytobacillus dafuensis DNA harbors:
- a CDS encoding ABC transporter ATP-binding protein, with protein MLNELKRLFQYKRNSLLNMEKEEEVPIKKRTKSKNYKQTLNRIWQYLAFNKGLLFLVLFMVLLSSFLGLLGPFLVGMAIDEYIVKKSSEGFILLLLGLAGIYVVYSLSVWFQNYWMIGIAQNTVYEMRTKLFQHLHKLPISFFDKRQHGELMSRMTNDIENVSSTLNSSVIQIFSSLVTLIGTISVMLWLSPLLTLLTLIIVPLMFYGMKWITKRTGKLFKEQQKNLGELNGFIEETISGQRIIKTFSQEKKVIAEFTEKAERLKGAGYWAQTYSGFIPKLMNFLNNFSFTIIAGIGGILALKGMISIGVIVIFAEYSRSFTRPLNDLANQFNTLLSAIAGAERVFEILDEEDEFLHETDLRELDDVRGEVEFQDVTFSYEEENQTVKNINLHVSPGETAAFVGPTGAGKTTMINLLSRFYEVDSGCILIDGQDISDIRRESLRQHMGFVLQDSFLFQGTVIENIRYGRLSATEEEVITAAKLANAHSFIMKLPHHYHTVLNQDGSGISQGQKQLLSIARAFLANPTILILDEATSSIDTVTELKIQAALKELMKGRTSFVIAHRLNTVQNADRIFVLDNGRIIEEGTHDFLLMQEGVYYQLHSKAVALTNG; from the coding sequence ATGCTTAATGAATTGAAAAGACTGTTTCAATATAAAAGAAACTCTTTATTAAATATGGAAAAGGAAGAAGAAGTACCTATCAAAAAGCGGACAAAATCCAAAAACTACAAGCAAACATTAAACAGAATTTGGCAATATCTCGCTTTTAATAAAGGGCTTTTATTCCTTGTTCTTTTTATGGTACTCCTTAGTTCTTTTTTGGGTTTACTTGGACCATTTTTAGTAGGAATGGCAATCGATGAATATATTGTAAAGAAGAGCAGTGAAGGGTTTATTTTGCTTCTCCTTGGACTTGCGGGAATCTATGTCGTCTACTCTCTTTCCGTTTGGTTCCAAAATTATTGGATGATTGGCATTGCACAAAACACAGTCTATGAGATGAGGACTAAGTTATTTCAGCATTTGCATAAGCTGCCGATCTCTTTTTTCGATAAGCGTCAGCACGGGGAATTAATGAGCAGAATGACAAATGATATTGAAAATGTCAGTTCAACCTTAAACAGCTCAGTCATTCAAATTTTTTCGAGCCTGGTTACTCTTATTGGCACGATATCAGTCATGCTTTGGCTTAGTCCATTATTAACATTACTTACATTGATTATTGTCCCTCTTATGTTTTACGGAATGAAATGGATCACGAAGAGAACCGGAAAATTGTTTAAGGAACAGCAAAAAAATCTGGGTGAATTAAATGGCTTTATAGAAGAAACGATTTCAGGACAAAGAATTATTAAAACCTTTTCTCAGGAAAAGAAAGTAATAGCTGAATTTACGGAAAAAGCAGAACGGTTAAAAGGAGCAGGCTATTGGGCACAAACCTATTCTGGCTTTATCCCAAAGCTGATGAACTTTCTAAATAATTTTAGCTTCACGATTATCGCTGGAATAGGAGGGATTCTAGCCTTAAAAGGAATGATATCTATCGGAGTCATTGTTATTTTTGCTGAGTATTCACGCTCCTTTACTCGTCCTCTTAATGATCTTGCCAACCAGTTTAATACATTGCTTTCAGCTATTGCTGGAGCGGAAAGAGTATTTGAAATACTGGATGAAGAGGATGAGTTTCTGCATGAGACTGATCTTCGAGAGCTAGATGATGTAAGGGGAGAAGTTGAATTTCAGGACGTAACCTTTTCTTATGAAGAGGAGAATCAAACAGTTAAGAATATTAATCTCCACGTTTCACCTGGTGAAACAGCGGCATTTGTTGGTCCAACAGGTGCAGGGAAAACCACGATGATTAATCTGCTTTCTCGTTTTTATGAGGTGGATAGTGGGTGTATATTAATTGATGGTCAAGATATTTCAGATATAAGAAGGGAAAGCTTAAGACAGCATATGGGTTTTGTTTTACAAGATTCATTCTTATTTCAAGGTACAGTAATAGAAAATATTCGTTATGGAAGACTGTCAGCAACAGAAGAGGAAGTCATAACAGCTGCAAAATTGGCTAACGCCCATTCATTTATTATGAAGCTCCCTCATCATTATCATACAGTATTAAATCAAGATGGAAGCGGTATTAGTCAGGGGCAAAAGCAGCTATTATCAATTGCTAGAGCATTTCTCGCCAATCCGACTATTTTAATTTTGGATGAAGCAACAAGCAGCATTGATACAGTGACTGAATTAAAAATTCAAGCAGCACTAAAGGAATTAATGAAGGGAAGAACAAGTTTTGTGATTGCTCACCGCTTGAATACCGTCCAAAATGCAGATCGCATTTTTGTTCTTGATAATGGGCGAATTATTGAAGAGGGCACGCATGACTTCCTTTTAATGCAAGAAGGAGTTTATTATCAGCTACATAGTAAGGCTGTAGCATTAACTAACGGTTGA
- a CDS encoding DoxX family membrane protein, whose translation MKWWKTPQVAVLWTILRIWLGIQWINAGWHKVTDGFDASGFMQFAIQNSTGDHPAVQGWYAAFLENFALPNAELFSTLVAYGELLVGLGLILGAATIPALLAGAFMNLNFMLAGTTSTNPILYTAAIILLFTGSGAYFWGVDRFAIPYIKNRLGKGGQEINKQTA comes from the coding sequence ATGAAATGGTGGAAAACTCCGCAAGTAGCGGTACTGTGGACAATATTAAGAATATGGCTAGGAATACAATGGATTAATGCTGGATGGCATAAAGTAACTGATGGCTTTGATGCGAGTGGATTTATGCAATTCGCGATTCAAAATTCTACTGGGGATCATCCTGCAGTTCAAGGCTGGTATGCAGCATTTTTAGAAAACTTTGCTTTACCAAACGCGGAATTATTCAGTACATTAGTAGCATATGGTGAACTTCTAGTAGGTTTAGGTTTAATTCTAGGGGCAGCTACAATTCCGGCTTTACTGGCGGGTGCATTCATGAACCTTAACTTCATGCTAGCAGGAACTACAAGCACTAACCCTATCCTATACACAGCAGCAATTATTCTACTCTTTACTGGCAGTGGTGCATATTTCTGGGGTGTTGACCGCTTTGCAATCCCATATATTAAGAATCGCCTAGGCAAAGGTGGACAAGAAATTAATAAGCAAACTGCTTAA
- a CDS encoding YfhD family protein, which yields MGRSRGQRSRDKNKASLPQVPKHMKSDGIDEEFSEELADRDDLEAQARANAANQRVKGINE from the coding sequence ATGGGTCGTTCACGCGGACAAAGATCTCGGGATAAAAACAAAGCATCACTTCCACAAGTACCTAAACATATGAAATCCGATGGCATTGATGAAGAATTCTCTGAAGAGCTAGCAGATCGAGATGATCTTGAAGCACAAGCTCGCGCAAATGCAGCAAACCAAAGAGTAAAAGGAATAAATGAATGA
- a CDS encoding YfhE family protein yields MDKKTKDKKKRSLSATQEVLYSREFKMADRAGGYVDKHTKH; encoded by the coding sequence ATGGATAAGAAAACGAAGGATAAGAAGAAACGATCTTTATCTGCTACTCAGGAGGTCCTTTACTCACGCGAATTTAAAATGGCTGACCGGGCTGGCGGCTATGTAGACAAACATACGAAGCATTAA
- a CDS encoding TIGR01777 family oxidoreductase: MKIALTGGTGFVGKALTKELIKYGHEIFILTRRNHLKNSANLSYVQWLNDGSLPEKELEGIDVFINLAGESINSGRWTEERKKKILTSRITATKEVLRICGQLRKKPSLLINASAVGYYGTSLNKTFTESSMEHGKDFLAATVQQWEAEAFKARELNIRVVCCRFGIILDKTDGALPRIALPYKLFAGGTVGSGNQWVSWIHLKDVINGIIFAINQADLEGPVNFTSPNPVSMREFGQTLGEVLHRPHWIPAPGFALKAVLGEMSLLVLEGQKVLPAALTSHGYSFQYDHLKPALLDIFK, translated from the coding sequence ATGAAAATTGCTTTGACTGGTGGAACGGGTTTTGTTGGCAAAGCTCTGACTAAGGAATTAATCAAATATGGCCACGAGATATTTATTTTAACAAGAAGGAATCATTTAAAAAACAGTGCAAACCTTTCATATGTTCAATGGCTGAATGATGGAAGCCTTCCTGAAAAAGAATTAGAAGGAATTGATGTCTTCATCAATTTAGCAGGAGAATCGATAAACAGTGGAAGATGGACGGAAGAACGCAAGAAAAAAATATTGACCAGCCGTATTACAGCAACAAAGGAAGTGCTGCGCATTTGCGGTCAATTGAGAAAAAAGCCTTCATTATTAATTAACGCGAGTGCTGTCGGTTATTATGGAACATCTTTAAATAAGACTTTTACAGAAAGTTCAATGGAGCATGGAAAAGACTTTCTTGCTGCCACTGTTCAACAATGGGAGGCTGAAGCTTTTAAAGCAAGAGAGTTAAATATAAGGGTTGTTTGTTGTCGCTTTGGCATTATTCTAGATAAAACAGATGGAGCATTGCCGCGGATTGCCCTTCCTTACAAATTATTTGCTGGCGGAACAGTAGGATCGGGAAATCAATGGGTATCATGGATTCATTTAAAGGATGTCATAAATGGAATAATATTTGCCATAAATCAAGCCGATTTAGAAGGGCCAGTCAACTTTACATCTCCAAATCCAGTATCTATGAGAGAATTTGGTCAGACGCTTGGGGAGGTTTTACACCGGCCACACTGGATTCCTGCACCTGGTTTTGCCCTGAAAGCTGTATTAGGAGAAATGAGCCTTCTCGTACTCGAGGGCCAAAAGGTTCTTCCGGCAGCATTGACATCTCATGGCTATTCATTTCAATACGATCATTTAAAACCTGCTTTATTAGACATCTTCAAATAA